In Mobula hypostoma chromosome 24, sMobHyp1.1, whole genome shotgun sequence, a genomic segment contains:
- the LOC134337235 gene encoding inositol-3-phosphate synthase 1-A-like isoform X1, with the protein MMAEKFIVDSPDLTYTNDYIEAEYPYQTTQVYEENGTIKVKPCSTKFTFRTERKVPKLGVMLVGWGGNNGTTVTAAVLANKLGLHWMTKTGKKVANYYGSLFQASTVCLGAGPAGDIYMPFKDLLPTVNPNDIVFDGWDISSMNLCDAMERAQVLDWQLQEQLRPHMRKFQPRPSVYFPEFIAANQGARADNVIHGSKKEQVEQIRKDIRDFKAKSGVNKVIVLWTANTERFCDVSRGVNDTAGNLMKTIECGGEVSPSSMFAVASILEGCAYINGSPQNTFVPGVIDLAIKHKVFIGGDDFKSGQTKIKSVLVDFLVSAGLKTVSIVSYNHLGNNDGKNLSAPEQFRSKEISKSNVVDDMVQSNPILYKPSEKPDHCVVIKYVPYVGDSKRAMDEYTSEIMMGGTNTIVLHNTCEDSLLASPLILDLVILTELCQRITFRTESDTEFQTFHSVLSILSYLCKAPVVPNGTPVVNSLFRQRTCIENILRACLALPPQNHMLLEHKMQRSFMSTQLNDHSAAQPVPHKTAKLNNILNKNHVISGYTNGYVN; encoded by the exons ATGATGGCGGAGAAATTTATTGTTGATAGCCCAGACCTGACTTACACCAATGATTACATTGAGGCAGAATATCCCTATCAGACCACACAAGTCTACGAAGAGAATGGAACAATTAAG GTGAAGCCATGTTCAACCAAATTCACCTTCCGCACAGAGAGAAAGGTGCCAAAACTTGGTGTGATGCTGGTCGGATGGGGCGGTAATAATGGCACTACCGTTACGGCAGCGGTTCTGGCCAACAAGTTGGGACTTCACTGGATGACCAAGACAGGAAAGAAG GTTGCTAACTACTATGGATCCCTGTTTCAAGCCTCAACGGTATGCCTTGGAGCTGGTCCTGCTGGGGATATCTACATGCCTTTCAAAGACCTGCTGCCTACAGTGAATCCAAATGATATAGTTTTTGATG GCTGGGATATCTCATCAATGAATCTTTGTGATGCCATGGAGAGAGCTCAGGTCCTGGACTGGCAACTTCAAGAGCAGCTGAGGCCTCACATGAGAAAGTTCCAACCTCGACCTTCTGTTTACTTTCCAGAATTCATTGCTGCTAATCAGGGAGCACGGGCAGATAATGTAATTCACGGTTCCAAAAAGGAGCAG GTGGAGCAAATTAGGAAAGACATCAGGGACTTCAAGGCAAAGAGCGGTGTTAACAAAGTGATTGTTCTATGGACAGCAAATACTGAGCGCTTCTGTGATGTCTCTCGTGGAGTAAATGATACAGCAGGAAATTTAATGAAGACAATTGAG TGTGGAGGAGAGGTATCACCATCATCTATGTTTGCTGTGGCCAGCATTTTGGAGGGCTGTGCCTACATCAATGGTTCTCCACAGAACACCTTTGTGCCAGGAGTCATTGATCTTGCCATCAAACACAAGGTGTTTATTGGGGGTGATGACTTCAAATCTGGCCAGACTAAAATCAAATCTGTTCTGGTGGATTTTCTGGTCAGTGCTGGACTAAAG ACTGTCTCAATTGTCAGTTATAACCATTTGGGCAACAATGATGGGAAGAATCTTTCTGCCCCAGAGCAGTTCAGGTCAAAGGAGATCTCAAAGAGCAACGTCGTAGATGACATGGTTCAATCCAATCCTATTCTGTATAAGCCATCCGAAAAGCCAGACCATTGT GTTGTGATTAAATATGTCCCATACGTTGGAGACAGTAAGCGTGCGATGGACGAGTATACATCTGAGATCATGATGGGTGGCACCAACACCATTGTCCTCCATAACACCTGTGAG GATTCCCTGCTTGCCAGTCCTCTTATTCTGGATCTGGTAATCCTAACTGAGCTCTGCCAAAGGATAACATTCCGAACTGAATCAGACACCGAATTCCAAACATTCCACAGCGTTCTCTCAATTCTCAGCTACCTCTGCAAGGCACCAGTGGTGCCAAATGGAACACCAGTCGTTAATTCTCTTTTCAGGCAAAGGACATGCATTGAAAATATTTTGAG GGCCTGTCTGGCTCTTCCTCCTCAGAACCACATGCTCCTGGAACACAAGATGCAAAGAAGTTTCATGAGTACCCAGTTAAATGACCATTCAGCAGCTCAGCCTGTACCTCACAAAACCGCGAAGCTTAACAACATCCTCAACAAGAACCATGTCATAAGTGGTTATACAAACGGCTATGTTAATTAA
- the LOC134337235 gene encoding inositol-3-phosphate synthase 1-A-like isoform X2 — translation MLVGWGGNNGTTVTAAVLANKLGLHWMTKTGKKVANYYGSLFQASTVCLGAGPAGDIYMPFKDLLPTVNPNDIVFDGWDISSMNLCDAMERAQVLDWQLQEQLRPHMRKFQPRPSVYFPEFIAANQGARADNVIHGSKKEQVEQIRKDIRDFKAKSGVNKVIVLWTANTERFCDVSRGVNDTAGNLMKTIECGGEVSPSSMFAVASILEGCAYINGSPQNTFVPGVIDLAIKHKVFIGGDDFKSGQTKIKSVLVDFLVSAGLKTVSIVSYNHLGNNDGKNLSAPEQFRSKEISKSNVVDDMVQSNPILYKPSEKPDHCVVIKYVPYVGDSKRAMDEYTSEIMMGGTNTIVLHNTCEDSLLASPLILDLVILTELCQRITFRTESDTEFQTFHSVLSILSYLCKAPVVPNGTPVVNSLFRQRTCIENILRACLALPPQNHMLLEHKMQRSFMSTQLNDHSAAQPVPHKTAKLNNILNKNHVISGYTNGYVN, via the exons ATGCTGGTCGGATGGGGCGGTAATAATGGCACTACCGTTACGGCAGCGGTTCTGGCCAACAAGTTGGGACTTCACTGGATGACCAAGACAGGAAAGAAG GTTGCTAACTACTATGGATCCCTGTTTCAAGCCTCAACGGTATGCCTTGGAGCTGGTCCTGCTGGGGATATCTACATGCCTTTCAAAGACCTGCTGCCTACAGTGAATCCAAATGATATAGTTTTTGATG GCTGGGATATCTCATCAATGAATCTTTGTGATGCCATGGAGAGAGCTCAGGTCCTGGACTGGCAACTTCAAGAGCAGCTGAGGCCTCACATGAGAAAGTTCCAACCTCGACCTTCTGTTTACTTTCCAGAATTCATTGCTGCTAATCAGGGAGCACGGGCAGATAATGTAATTCACGGTTCCAAAAAGGAGCAG GTGGAGCAAATTAGGAAAGACATCAGGGACTTCAAGGCAAAGAGCGGTGTTAACAAAGTGATTGTTCTATGGACAGCAAATACTGAGCGCTTCTGTGATGTCTCTCGTGGAGTAAATGATACAGCAGGAAATTTAATGAAGACAATTGAG TGTGGAGGAGAGGTATCACCATCATCTATGTTTGCTGTGGCCAGCATTTTGGAGGGCTGTGCCTACATCAATGGTTCTCCACAGAACACCTTTGTGCCAGGAGTCATTGATCTTGCCATCAAACACAAGGTGTTTATTGGGGGTGATGACTTCAAATCTGGCCAGACTAAAATCAAATCTGTTCTGGTGGATTTTCTGGTCAGTGCTGGACTAAAG ACTGTCTCAATTGTCAGTTATAACCATTTGGGCAACAATGATGGGAAGAATCTTTCTGCCCCAGAGCAGTTCAGGTCAAAGGAGATCTCAAAGAGCAACGTCGTAGATGACATGGTTCAATCCAATCCTATTCTGTATAAGCCATCCGAAAAGCCAGACCATTGT GTTGTGATTAAATATGTCCCATACGTTGGAGACAGTAAGCGTGCGATGGACGAGTATACATCTGAGATCATGATGGGTGGCACCAACACCATTGTCCTCCATAACACCTGTGAG GATTCCCTGCTTGCCAGTCCTCTTATTCTGGATCTGGTAATCCTAACTGAGCTCTGCCAAAGGATAACATTCCGAACTGAATCAGACACCGAATTCCAAACATTCCACAGCGTTCTCTCAATTCTCAGCTACCTCTGCAAGGCACCAGTGGTGCCAAATGGAACACCAGTCGTTAATTCTCTTTTCAGGCAAAGGACATGCATTGAAAATATTTTGAG GGCCTGTCTGGCTCTTCCTCCTCAGAACCACATGCTCCTGGAACACAAGATGCAAAGAAGTTTCATGAGTACCCAGTTAAATGACCATTCAGCAGCTCAGCCTGTACCTCACAAAACCGCGAAGCTTAACAACATCCTCAACAAGAACCATGTCATAAGTGGTTATACAAACGGCTATGTTAATTAA